A window of Perognathus longimembris pacificus isolate PPM17 chromosome 6, ASM2315922v1, whole genome shotgun sequence contains these coding sequences:
- the Pcif1 gene encoding mRNA (2'-O-methyladenosine-N(6)-)-methyltransferase isoform X1, which yields MANENHGSPREEASLLSHSPGTSNQSQPCSPKPVRLVQDLPEELVHAGWEKCWSRRENRPYYFNRFTNQSLWEMPVLGQHDVISDPLGLNATPLPQDSSLVETPPVENKSRKRQLSEEQPSGNGVKKPKIEIPVTPTGQSVPSSPSIPGTPTLKIWGASSEDKQQAALLRPTEVYWDLDIQTNAVIKHRGPSEILPPHPEVELLRSQLILKLRQHYRELCQQREGIEPPRESFNRWMLERKVVDKGSDPLLPSNCEPVVSPSMFREIMNDIPIRLSRIKFREEAKRLLFKYAEAARRLIESRSASPDSRKVVKWNVEDTFSWLRKDHSASKEDYMPCSCLPPRLRPLASTSILTWSLLQDRLEHLRRQCGPHVSAAAKDSVEGICSKIYHISLEYVKRIREKHLAILKENNIPEEVEASEMEPRLVYCYPVRLAVSAPPMPSVEMHMENNVVCIRYKGEMVKVSRNYFSKLWLLYRYSCIDDSASERFLPRVWCLLRRYQMMFGVGLYEGTGLQGSLPVHVFEALHRLFGVSFECFASPLNCYFRQYCSAFPDTDGYFGSRGPCLDFAPLSGSFEANPPFCEELMDAMVSHFEKLLDSSPEPLSFIVFIPEWREPPTPVLTRMEQSRFKRHQLVLPAFEHEYRSGSQHICKKEEMHYKAVHNTAVLFLQNEPGFTKWGPTPERLQELTTAYRQSARSHGSSSSSSSEAKDRDSGREQGPSREPHPT from the exons ATGGCCAATGAGAATCATGGTAGCCCCCGGGAGGAAGCTTCCCTGCTGAGTCACTCCCCAGGCACCTCCAATCAGAGCCAGCCCTGTTCTCCAAAGCCAGTGCGTCTGGTACAGGATCTCCCAG AGGAGCTGGTGCACGCAGGTTGGGAGAAGTGCTGGAGCCGGAGAGAGAACCGTCCCTACTACTTCAACCGATTCACCAACCAGTCCCTGTGGGAGATGCCAGTGCTGGGCCAGCACGATGTGATT TCGGACCCTTTGGGGTTGAATGCAACCCCACTGCCCCAAGACTCAAGCCTGGTGGAAACCCCTCCAGTCGAGAACAAGTCCAGAAAGCGGCAGCTCTCGGAAGAGCAGCCGAGTGGCAATGGTGTGAAGAAGCCCAAG ATTGAAATCCCTGTGACGCCCACAGGCCAGTCGGTGCCCAGCTCACCCAGCATCCCAGGAACCCCAACACTCAAGATTTGGGGTGCATCTTCTGAAGATAAGCAGCAGGCAGCGCTTCTCCGGCCCACTGA GGTGTACTGGGACCTGGATATCCAGACCAATGCTGTCATCAAACACCGGGGGCCTTCAGAGATCCTGCCTCCGCATCCCGAAGTGGAGCTGCTTCGCTCCCAGCTCATCTTGAAGCTCCGGCAGCACTACCGGGAGCTGTGCCAGCAGCGGGAAG GAATTGAGCCTCCCCGGGAATCTTTCAACCGCTGGATGCTGGAACGCAAGGTGGTAGACAAAGGATCTGATCCCCTGTTGCCAAGCAACTGTGAACCAGTCGTGTCGCCTTCCATGTTTCGTGAAATCATGAATGACATTCCCATCAG GTTATCTCGAATCAAGTTCCGGGAGGAAGCCAAGCGCCTACTCTTCAAATACGCAGAGGCTGCCAGGCGGCTTATCGAGTCCAG GAGTGCATCCCCTGACAGCAGGAAGGTAGTCAAGTGGAATGTGGAAGATACCTTCAGCTGGCTGCGAAAGGACCATTCGGCCTCCAAGGAGGACTACATG CCCTGCAGTTGCCTGCCACCCCGGCTGAGACCCTTGGCTTCCACAAGTATCCTGACCTGGAGTCTTCTCCAGGACCGCCTGGAGCACCTGCGGAGGCAGTGCGGCCCCCACGTCTCAGCCGCAGCCAAGGACTCTGTGGAAGGAATCTGCAGCAAGATCTACCACATCTCCCTGGAGTATGTCAAACGGATCCGAGAGAAGCACCTCGCCATCCTCAAGGAAAACAATATTCCAG AGGAGGTGGAGGCCTCTGAGATGGAGCCCCGCCTGGTGTACTGCTACCCGGTGCGGCTGGCTGTGTCTGCGCCCCCCATGCCCAGCGTGGAGATGCACATGGAAAATAATGTGGTCTGCATCCGGTATAAGGGAGAAATGGTCAAGGTCAGCCGCAACTACTTCAGCAAGCTG TGGCTCCTTTACCGCTACAGCTGTATCGATGACTCTGCCTCGGAGCGGTTCTTACCCCGGGTCTGGTGTCTTCTCCGGCGGTACCAG ATGATGTTTGGAGTGGGCCTCTACGAGGGGACTGGCCTGCAGGGATCCCTTCCAGTGCACGTCTTTGAGGCTCTCCACCGACTCTTTGGCGTCAGCTTTGAATGCTTTGCCTCACCTCTCAACTGCTACTTCCGCCAGTACTGTTCTGCCTTCCCTGACACAGATGGCTACTTTGGTTCCCGAGG CCCCTGTCTGGACTTCGCCCCACTGAGTGGTTCCTTTGAGGCCAACCCTCCGTTCTGTGAGGAGCTCATGGATGCAATGGTCTCTCACTTTGAG AAACTGCTAGATAGCTCACCTGAGCCCCTGTCCTTCATCGTGTTCATCCCCGAGTGGCGGGAACCCCCCACACCAGTGCTCACCCGCATGGAGCAGAGCCGCTTCAAACGCCACCAGCTGGTCCTGCCTGCCTTTGAGCACGAATACCGCAGTGGCTCCCAGCACATCTGCAAGAA GGAGGAAATGCACTACAAGGCCGTCCACAACACAGCCGTGCTCTTCCTACAGAATGAACCTGGCTTTACCAAGTGGGGACCGACACCTGAGCGGTTACAGGAGCTGACCACTGCCTACCGGCAGTCAGCCCGAAGCCATGGCTCCAGTTCTTCCTCATCTTCAGAGGCCAAGGACCGGGACTCAGGCCGAGAGCAGGGCCCTAGCCGCGAGCCTCACCCCACTTAA
- the Pcif1 gene encoding mRNA (2'-O-methyladenosine-N(6)-)-methyltransferase isoform X3: MANENHGSPREEASLLSHSPGTSNQSQPCSPKPVRLVQDLPEELVHAGWEKCWSRRENRPYYFNRFTNQSLWEMPVLGQHDVISDPLGLNATPLPQDSSLVETPPVENKSRKRQLSEEQPSGNGVKKPKIEIPVTPTGQSVPSSPSIPGTPTLKIWGASSEDKQQAALLRPTEVYWDLDIQTNAVIKHRGPSEILPPHPEVELLRSQLILKLRQHYRELCQQREGIEPPRESFNRWMLERKVVDKGSDPLLPSNCEPVVSPSMFREIMNDIPIRLSRIKFREEAKRLLFKYAEAARRLIESRSASPDSRKVVKWNVEDTFSWLRKDHSASKEDYMPCSCLPPRLRPLASTSILTWSLLQDRLEHLRRQCGPHVSAAAKDSVEGICSKIYHISLEYVKRIREKHLAILKENNIPEEVEASEMEPRLVYCYPVRLAVSAPPMPSVEMHMENNVVCIRYKGEMVKVSRNYFSKLWLLYRYSCIDDSASERFLPRVWCLLRRYQMMFGVGLYEGTGLQGSLPVHVFEALHRLFGVSFECFASPLNCYFRQYCSAFPDTDGYFGSRGPCLDFAPLSGSFEANPPFCEELMDAMVSHFEKLLDSSPEPLSFIVFIPEWREPPTPVLTRMEQSRFKRHQLVLPAFEHEYRSGSQHICKKMNLALPSGDRHLSGYRS, encoded by the exons ATGGCCAATGAGAATCATGGTAGCCCCCGGGAGGAAGCTTCCCTGCTGAGTCACTCCCCAGGCACCTCCAATCAGAGCCAGCCCTGTTCTCCAAAGCCAGTGCGTCTGGTACAGGATCTCCCAG AGGAGCTGGTGCACGCAGGTTGGGAGAAGTGCTGGAGCCGGAGAGAGAACCGTCCCTACTACTTCAACCGATTCACCAACCAGTCCCTGTGGGAGATGCCAGTGCTGGGCCAGCACGATGTGATT TCGGACCCTTTGGGGTTGAATGCAACCCCACTGCCCCAAGACTCAAGCCTGGTGGAAACCCCTCCAGTCGAGAACAAGTCCAGAAAGCGGCAGCTCTCGGAAGAGCAGCCGAGTGGCAATGGTGTGAAGAAGCCCAAG ATTGAAATCCCTGTGACGCCCACAGGCCAGTCGGTGCCCAGCTCACCCAGCATCCCAGGAACCCCAACACTCAAGATTTGGGGTGCATCTTCTGAAGATAAGCAGCAGGCAGCGCTTCTCCGGCCCACTGA GGTGTACTGGGACCTGGATATCCAGACCAATGCTGTCATCAAACACCGGGGGCCTTCAGAGATCCTGCCTCCGCATCCCGAAGTGGAGCTGCTTCGCTCCCAGCTCATCTTGAAGCTCCGGCAGCACTACCGGGAGCTGTGCCAGCAGCGGGAAG GAATTGAGCCTCCCCGGGAATCTTTCAACCGCTGGATGCTGGAACGCAAGGTGGTAGACAAAGGATCTGATCCCCTGTTGCCAAGCAACTGTGAACCAGTCGTGTCGCCTTCCATGTTTCGTGAAATCATGAATGACATTCCCATCAG GTTATCTCGAATCAAGTTCCGGGAGGAAGCCAAGCGCCTACTCTTCAAATACGCAGAGGCTGCCAGGCGGCTTATCGAGTCCAG GAGTGCATCCCCTGACAGCAGGAAGGTAGTCAAGTGGAATGTGGAAGATACCTTCAGCTGGCTGCGAAAGGACCATTCGGCCTCCAAGGAGGACTACATG CCCTGCAGTTGCCTGCCACCCCGGCTGAGACCCTTGGCTTCCACAAGTATCCTGACCTGGAGTCTTCTCCAGGACCGCCTGGAGCACCTGCGGAGGCAGTGCGGCCCCCACGTCTCAGCCGCAGCCAAGGACTCTGTGGAAGGAATCTGCAGCAAGATCTACCACATCTCCCTGGAGTATGTCAAACGGATCCGAGAGAAGCACCTCGCCATCCTCAAGGAAAACAATATTCCAG AGGAGGTGGAGGCCTCTGAGATGGAGCCCCGCCTGGTGTACTGCTACCCGGTGCGGCTGGCTGTGTCTGCGCCCCCCATGCCCAGCGTGGAGATGCACATGGAAAATAATGTGGTCTGCATCCGGTATAAGGGAGAAATGGTCAAGGTCAGCCGCAACTACTTCAGCAAGCTG TGGCTCCTTTACCGCTACAGCTGTATCGATGACTCTGCCTCGGAGCGGTTCTTACCCCGGGTCTGGTGTCTTCTCCGGCGGTACCAG ATGATGTTTGGAGTGGGCCTCTACGAGGGGACTGGCCTGCAGGGATCCCTTCCAGTGCACGTCTTTGAGGCTCTCCACCGACTCTTTGGCGTCAGCTTTGAATGCTTTGCCTCACCTCTCAACTGCTACTTCCGCCAGTACTGTTCTGCCTTCCCTGACACAGATGGCTACTTTGGTTCCCGAGG CCCCTGTCTGGACTTCGCCCCACTGAGTGGTTCCTTTGAGGCCAACCCTCCGTTCTGTGAGGAGCTCATGGATGCAATGGTCTCTCACTTTGAG AAACTGCTAGATAGCTCACCTGAGCCCCTGTCCTTCATCGTGTTCATCCCCGAGTGGCGGGAACCCCCCACACCAGTGCTCACCCGCATGGAGCAGAGCCGCTTCAAACGCCACCAGCTGGTCCTGCCTGCCTTTGAGCACGAATACCGCAGTGGCTCCCAGCACATCTGCAAGAA AATGAACCTGGCTTTACCAAGTGGGGACCGACACCTGAGCGGTTACAGGAGCTGA
- the Pcif1 gene encoding mRNA (2'-O-methyladenosine-N(6)-)-methyltransferase isoform X2 translates to MANENHGSPREEASLLSHSPGTSNQSQPCSPKPVRLVQDLPEELVHAGWEKCWSRRENRPYYFNRFTNQSLWEMPVLGQHDVISDPLGLNATPLPQDSSLVETPPVENKSRKRQLSEEQPSGNGVKKPKIEIPVTPTGQSVPSSPSIPGTPTLKIWGASSEDKQQAALLRPTEVYWDLDIQTNAVIKHRGPSEILPPHPEVELLRSQLILKLRQHYRELCQQREGIEPPRESFNRWMLERKVVDKGSDPLLPSNCEPVVSPSMFREIMNDIPIRLSRIKFREEAKRLLFKYAEAARRLIESRSASPDSRKVVKWNVEDTFSWLRKDHSASKEDYMDRLEHLRRQCGPHVSAAAKDSVEGICSKIYHISLEYVKRIREKHLAILKENNIPEEVEASEMEPRLVYCYPVRLAVSAPPMPSVEMHMENNVVCIRYKGEMVKVSRNYFSKLWLLYRYSCIDDSASERFLPRVWCLLRRYQMMFGVGLYEGTGLQGSLPVHVFEALHRLFGVSFECFASPLNCYFRQYCSAFPDTDGYFGSRGPCLDFAPLSGSFEANPPFCEELMDAMVSHFEKLLDSSPEPLSFIVFIPEWREPPTPVLTRMEQSRFKRHQLVLPAFEHEYRSGSQHICKKEEMHYKAVHNTAVLFLQNEPGFTKWGPTPERLQELTTAYRQSARSHGSSSSSSSEAKDRDSGREQGPSREPHPT, encoded by the exons ATGGCCAATGAGAATCATGGTAGCCCCCGGGAGGAAGCTTCCCTGCTGAGTCACTCCCCAGGCACCTCCAATCAGAGCCAGCCCTGTTCTCCAAAGCCAGTGCGTCTGGTACAGGATCTCCCAG AGGAGCTGGTGCACGCAGGTTGGGAGAAGTGCTGGAGCCGGAGAGAGAACCGTCCCTACTACTTCAACCGATTCACCAACCAGTCCCTGTGGGAGATGCCAGTGCTGGGCCAGCACGATGTGATT TCGGACCCTTTGGGGTTGAATGCAACCCCACTGCCCCAAGACTCAAGCCTGGTGGAAACCCCTCCAGTCGAGAACAAGTCCAGAAAGCGGCAGCTCTCGGAAGAGCAGCCGAGTGGCAATGGTGTGAAGAAGCCCAAG ATTGAAATCCCTGTGACGCCCACAGGCCAGTCGGTGCCCAGCTCACCCAGCATCCCAGGAACCCCAACACTCAAGATTTGGGGTGCATCTTCTGAAGATAAGCAGCAGGCAGCGCTTCTCCGGCCCACTGA GGTGTACTGGGACCTGGATATCCAGACCAATGCTGTCATCAAACACCGGGGGCCTTCAGAGATCCTGCCTCCGCATCCCGAAGTGGAGCTGCTTCGCTCCCAGCTCATCTTGAAGCTCCGGCAGCACTACCGGGAGCTGTGCCAGCAGCGGGAAG GAATTGAGCCTCCCCGGGAATCTTTCAACCGCTGGATGCTGGAACGCAAGGTGGTAGACAAAGGATCTGATCCCCTGTTGCCAAGCAACTGTGAACCAGTCGTGTCGCCTTCCATGTTTCGTGAAATCATGAATGACATTCCCATCAG GTTATCTCGAATCAAGTTCCGGGAGGAAGCCAAGCGCCTACTCTTCAAATACGCAGAGGCTGCCAGGCGGCTTATCGAGTCCAG GAGTGCATCCCCTGACAGCAGGAAGGTAGTCAAGTGGAATGTGGAAGATACCTTCAGCTGGCTGCGAAAGGACCATTCGGCCTCCAAGGAGGACTACATG GACCGCCTGGAGCACCTGCGGAGGCAGTGCGGCCCCCACGTCTCAGCCGCAGCCAAGGACTCTGTGGAAGGAATCTGCAGCAAGATCTACCACATCTCCCTGGAGTATGTCAAACGGATCCGAGAGAAGCACCTCGCCATCCTCAAGGAAAACAATATTCCAG AGGAGGTGGAGGCCTCTGAGATGGAGCCCCGCCTGGTGTACTGCTACCCGGTGCGGCTGGCTGTGTCTGCGCCCCCCATGCCCAGCGTGGAGATGCACATGGAAAATAATGTGGTCTGCATCCGGTATAAGGGAGAAATGGTCAAGGTCAGCCGCAACTACTTCAGCAAGCTG TGGCTCCTTTACCGCTACAGCTGTATCGATGACTCTGCCTCGGAGCGGTTCTTACCCCGGGTCTGGTGTCTTCTCCGGCGGTACCAG ATGATGTTTGGAGTGGGCCTCTACGAGGGGACTGGCCTGCAGGGATCCCTTCCAGTGCACGTCTTTGAGGCTCTCCACCGACTCTTTGGCGTCAGCTTTGAATGCTTTGCCTCACCTCTCAACTGCTACTTCCGCCAGTACTGTTCTGCCTTCCCTGACACAGATGGCTACTTTGGTTCCCGAGG CCCCTGTCTGGACTTCGCCCCACTGAGTGGTTCCTTTGAGGCCAACCCTCCGTTCTGTGAGGAGCTCATGGATGCAATGGTCTCTCACTTTGAG AAACTGCTAGATAGCTCACCTGAGCCCCTGTCCTTCATCGTGTTCATCCCCGAGTGGCGGGAACCCCCCACACCAGTGCTCACCCGCATGGAGCAGAGCCGCTTCAAACGCCACCAGCTGGTCCTGCCTGCCTTTGAGCACGAATACCGCAGTGGCTCCCAGCACATCTGCAAGAA GGAGGAAATGCACTACAAGGCCGTCCACAACACAGCCGTGCTCTTCCTACAGAATGAACCTGGCTTTACCAAGTGGGGACCGACACCTGAGCGGTTACAGGAGCTGACCACTGCCTACCGGCAGTCAGCCCGAAGCCATGGCTCCAGTTCTTCCTCATCTTCAGAGGCCAAGGACCGGGACTCAGGCCGAGAGCAGGGCCCTAGCCGCGAGCCTCACCCCACTTAA